A window of the Methanoculleus horonobensis genome harbors these coding sequences:
- a CDS encoding 50S ribosomal protein L23 codes for MILKYPFVTEKATMMLEGESKLQFIVERDATKSDIKRELESAFEQEVANVRTMMTMKGEKKAIVTFADAKAAEEILSRLGIM; via the coding sequence ATGATACTGAAATACCCGTTCGTTACTGAAAAAGCAACGATGATGCTCGAAGGCGAGAGCAAACTCCAGTTTATCGTCGAGAGAGATGCCACGAAGTCGGATATCAAGCGCGAGCTGGAATCGGCTTTCGAACAGGAAGTGGCCAACGTCCGCACGATGATGACCATGAAAGGCGAAAAGAAGGCCATTGTAACGTTTGCGGACGCAAAGGCGGCTGAAGAGATTCTCAGCCGACTGGGAATCATGTAA
- a CDS encoding 30S ribosomal protein S17 — translation MARNIGLDVPIPEKECEDANCPFHGTLPVRGQVITGKVVSDRMNGTVVVEREFLHYVKKYKRYEKRRSRYHAHSTPCINAGVGDVVRIAECRPLSKTTNFVVVEVMTE, via the coding sequence ATGGCACGAAACATTGGGTTAGACGTTCCCATTCCGGAAAAGGAATGTGAGGACGCAAATTGTCCGTTTCACGGCACTTTGCCGGTACGCGGCCAGGTGATTACCGGCAAAGTCGTGAGCGACCGTATGAACGGTACTGTCGTCGTGGAGCGTGAGTTCCTCCACTACGTCAAGAAATACAAGCGGTACGAGAAACGCAGATCCCGATACCATGCCCACAGCACGCCCTGCATCAATGCCGGCGTGGGTGATGTGGTTCGGATCGCGGAGTGTCGTCCGCTCTCAAAGACAACGAACTTCGTTGTGGTCGAGGTGATGACGGAATGA
- a CDS encoding 30S ribosomal protein S19 codes for MAKKTQKRMPRRREEFTYRGYSVADLQQMALSELLPLMPARARRKFDRGLSREHEKLLADLRSGDESIRTHLRDMIIMPEMVGRSIEIHNGKEFQKVEIQPEAVFHYLGEFALTRRRVAHGSAGIGATRSSKYVPLK; via the coding sequence ATGGCAAAGAAGACACAGAAGAGAATGCCGCGGCGCCGCGAGGAGTTCACCTACCGCGGTTACTCCGTTGCGGACCTGCAGCAGATGGCTCTCTCCGAGCTGCTGCCGCTCATGCCGGCCAGGGCACGCAGGAAGTTCGACCGGGGCCTCTCCCGGGAGCACGAGAAACTCCTCGCCGATCTCAGGTCCGGGGATGAAAGCATCCGCACTCACCTGCGCGACATGATCATCATGCCCGAGATGGTGGGGAGATCCATCGAGATCCACAACGGCAAGGAGTTCCAGAAGGTGGAGATCCAGCCCGAGGCGGTCTTCCACTACCTTGGGGAGTTTGCACTGACTCGCAGGAGAGTCGCTCACGGCAGCGCCGGTATCGGTGCGACCCGGTCGAGTAAGTACGTACCGCTGAAGTGA
- a CDS encoding 30S ribosomal protein S3, translated as MAIEKKFITEGVRNVRVEKFLTKELKRAGYGGMDITRTPLGTQVTIFAEKPGIVIGKGGKQVRQLTQDLATDYDIESPQVEVQQVQNPNFNAQIMAERLANALERGWYFRKAGSSTIRRIMESGALGCEVIVAGKLTGARSRTQKFTEGYIKHCGEPSETIVERGYALAIKKLGTIGVQVMIVPPDARLPDTFDVLEPEPKKAPVEIPEPEEVGDEFEEELEETSGEEFEEEV; from the coding sequence ATGGCAATCGAGAAGAAGTTTATCACTGAAGGCGTGCGCAATGTCCGCGTCGAGAAGTTCCTCACGAAGGAACTCAAGCGCGCAGGATACGGCGGCATGGATATCACCCGGACGCCGCTCGGCACCCAGGTGACGATCTTTGCGGAGAAGCCCGGTATCGTGATCGGGAAAGGCGGCAAGCAGGTTCGCCAGTTGACGCAGGACCTCGCCACCGACTACGACATCGAGTCTCCGCAGGTGGAAGTCCAGCAGGTCCAGAACCCCAACTTCAACGCCCAGATCATGGCGGAGAGGCTTGCGAACGCTCTCGAGCGCGGCTGGTACTTCCGGAAGGCCGGATCGAGCACGATCCGCCGGATCATGGAGTCCGGTGCGCTCGGCTGCGAGGTCATCGTCGCCGGGAAACTGACCGGTGCGCGGTCGCGGACACAGAAGTTCACCGAGGGTTACATCAAGCACTGCGGCGAACCGAGCGAGACGATCGTCGAGCGTGGCTACGCACTTGCGATCAAGAAACTCGGCACCATCGGTGTCCAGGTCATGATCGTTCCGCCGGATGCACGGCTGCCCGACACCTTCGACGTCCTTGAACCCGAACCGAAGAAGGCTCCGGTCGAGATCCCCGAGCCTGAAGAGGTTGGCGACGAGTTCGAAGAAGAGTTAGAGGAGACCTCCGGTGAGGAGTTCGAGGAGGAGGTATAG
- a CDS encoding 50S ribosomal protein L3 yields MPKINRPRRGSLAYSPRKRAKSPVPRYGSWPEYTGTPAVQGFAGYKVGMTHVIMVDDHKSSPTEGKDVMVPVTVVEVPPMRVAGVRAYGEDTYGKHALTEAWTTDLDVELSRRINVPTNHDTAAALDAVKAAIGEGKVVELYALAYTRPMELTGVPKKVPDLMEMRIAGGSLEEQIAYATEILGKEITISGNLEVGEYVDVTAVTTGKGTQGPVKRWGVQVRKRKHSRGGKKRHIGNLGPWHPHHVRWQVPQMGQMGYQQRTEFNKRILKIGTEGDEITPVGGFLHYGLVRGPYVLIKGSVPGPNKRLVRIRSAIRQGEHTVRMPTINFVSVQSQQG; encoded by the coding sequence ATGCCGAAGATAAACAGACCACGCAGAGGATCCCTCGCGTACAGCCCGAGAAAGCGGGCAAAAAGCCCGGTTCCCCGCTACGGCTCATGGCCGGAGTACACGGGAACCCCGGCCGTGCAGGGGTTTGCAGGTTACAAGGTGGGAATGACCCACGTCATCATGGTCGATGACCACAAGAGCAGCCCCACCGAAGGCAAGGACGTGATGGTGCCGGTGACCGTGGTTGAGGTTCCGCCCATGCGGGTGGCCGGCGTGCGCGCATACGGTGAAGACACCTACGGAAAGCACGCGCTGACCGAAGCGTGGACGACCGATCTCGACGTGGAGTTGTCCCGCCGGATCAACGTCCCGACGAACCACGACACCGCCGCCGCCCTCGACGCCGTCAAGGCCGCCATCGGCGAAGGCAAGGTCGTGGAACTCTATGCTCTCGCCTACACCCGGCCGATGGAACTCACCGGCGTCCCGAAGAAGGTCCCCGACCTGATGGAGATGCGGATCGCCGGCGGAAGCCTCGAAGAGCAGATCGCCTACGCGACCGAGATTCTCGGGAAAGAGATCACGATCTCCGGGAACCTCGAGGTCGGCGAGTACGTCGATGTCACCGCCGTCACCACCGGTAAGGGCACGCAAGGCCCCGTCAAGCGGTGGGGTGTCCAGGTCCGGAAGCGGAAACACTCCCGCGGCGGCAAGAAGCGCCACATCGGCAACCTTGGTCCGTGGCATCCGCACCACGTCAGGTGGCAGGTGCCCCAGATGGGTCAGATGGGTTACCAGCAGCGCACCGAGTTCAACAAGCGGATCTTGAAGATCGGCACCGAAGGCGATGAGATAACACCGGTAGGCGGATTCCTGCACTACGGTCTCGTGCGCGGCCCCTACGTGCTGATCAAGGGTTCTGTCCCGGGACCGAACAAGCGGCTGGTTCGGATACGGTCCGCGATACGGCAGGGTGAACACACCGTCCGCATGCCGACGATCAACTTCGTCAGCGTGCAGAGCCAGCAGGGGTGA
- a CDS encoding 50S ribosomal protein L32e: MDETRRLIRVRTRHNKPAFKRRGLHRKSRLADVWRRPRGLQNKQRAQFKAKGALPRPGYGSPAAVRGMHPSGYAEVRVFTPADLVDLNPETQAVRIAGSVGNRKRGVIQERALELGLKVLNAKDLTPAAEVPAAAEEEVNENE; this comes from the coding sequence ATGGACGAGACAAGAAGACTGATCCGCGTCCGCACCCGGCACAACAAGCCTGCCTTCAAGAGGCGGGGCCTTCACCGAAAATCGAGGCTGGCAGATGTCTGGCGGCGCCCGCGTGGTCTACAGAACAAGCAGAGGGCGCAGTTCAAAGCGAAGGGCGCCCTCCCCCGGCCGGGATACGGCAGCCCTGCAGCAGTTCGCGGTATGCACCCGAGCGGCTATGCGGAGGTACGGGTCTTTACACCGGCGGATCTTGTGGATCTGAATCCGGAGACCCAGGCTGTCAGGATCGCTGGATCCGTGGGCAACAGGAAGCGTGGAGTTATTCAGGAGCGAGCGCTGGAACTCGGGCTCAAGGTCCTGAACGCAAAAGACCTCACCCCTGCGGCGGAGGTACCGGCCGCAGCAGAAGAAGAGGTGAACGAGAATGAGTGA
- a CDS encoding 50S ribosomal protein L22: MARTEYSAKIEGENVARAKANELPVSPKHSIEIARFIRNMTTTDAKAYLADVVALKKAIPFKRFNRNVAHKRGLSKWPAGRYPVKAAEAYIKLLGSVEKNAEYIGLDTEKLLISHVAANTGRGLKAFFPRAMGRATPKRRETVNIEIVVTEVA; this comes from the coding sequence ATGGCAAGAACAGAATACTCAGCAAAAATTGAGGGCGAGAACGTCGCTCGCGCAAAAGCGAACGAACTTCCCGTCTCTCCCAAGCACTCGATCGAGATTGCCAGGTTCATCCGGAACATGACCACCACCGACGCAAAGGCATACCTTGCCGACGTGGTGGCGCTGAAGAAGGCCATCCCCTTCAAGCGGTTCAACCGGAACGTCGCCCACAAGCGGGGGCTCTCGAAGTGGCCCGCCGGCCGGTATCCGGTCAAGGCTGCAGAAGCCTACATCAAGCTGCTTGGGTCCGTCGAGAAGAACGCCGAGTACATCGGTCTTGACACCGAGAAACTCCTGATCAGCCACGTCGCCGCCAACACCGGCCGTGGCCTTAAGGCATTCTTCCCGCGTGCGATGGGTCGCGCGACTCCGAAGCGCAGAGAGACCGTGAACATCGAGATCGTCGTGACCGAGGTGGCGTAA
- the rplX gene encoding 50S ribosomal protein L24 has translation MVRIVSKQPRKQRKARYNAPNHTRGRFLSAPLSPELRGKYNIRRTRVVKGDTVKVLRGDFSGDEGVVDAVDMKMCRLVVHGVMVTKADGTEVPRPVDPSNVLITKLNLKDKLREERLGGGA, from the coding sequence ATGGTACGCATAGTTAGCAAACAGCCGAGAAAACAGCGCAAGGCGCGTTACAACGCACCGAACCACACCCGGGGCCGTTTCCTCTCCGCACCGCTCTCCCCTGAGCTTCGCGGGAAGTACAACATCCGGAGAACCCGTGTGGTCAAGGGCGACACCGTGAAAGTGCTCCGTGGAGACTTTTCCGGCGACGAAGGCGTCGTCGACGCGGTGGACATGAAGATGTGCCGGCTGGTCGTGCACGGTGTGATGGTGACGAAGGCGGACGGAACCGAGGTTCCCCGACCGGTCGATCCCTCGAACGTGCTGATCACGAAGCTCAACCTGAAAGACAAATTACGTGAGGAGCGGCTCGGAGGCGGAGCATAA
- a CDS encoding Tfx family DNA-binding protein: MKQGLLTDRQKEVLRYRKKGLTQQQIAEIIHTSKANVCTIEKAALENIARARETLEFLYTLDAIHLCTLKSGLDLLKAPEYIYAEAEKQGLKVKYDTISLINRLRDANPERFSGRQVREDVEIYINKDGDLYFG, encoded by the coding sequence ATGAAACAAGGTCTGCTCACCGATCGCCAGAAGGAAGTGTTGCGCTACCGGAAGAAAGGGTTGACGCAGCAGCAGATTGCGGAGATCATCCATACTTCAAAAGCCAACGTCTGCACCATCGAGAAAGCTGCTCTCGAGAACATCGCGCGCGCACGCGAGACGCTCGAATTCCTCTACACCCTCGATGCCATACACCTCTGTACCCTCAAAAGCGGTCTCGACCTGCTCAAAGCACCGGAGTACATCTATGCCGAAGCGGAGAAGCAGGGACTGAAGGTCAAATACGACACGATCTCACTCATAAACCGGCTTCGGGACGCAAACCCCGAGCGGTTCAGCGGGAGGCAGGTCCGCGAGGATGTTGAGATCTATATCAACAAAGACGGCGATCTCTACTTCGGGTGA
- a CDS encoding 50S ribosomal protein L6: MAITRQVEIPPGVDVTLDGGVLTVSGPKGTLVRDMRFPQIDLTVEGGEVVVSTASEKKRILAMTGTLEAHAKNMVRGVVGGYEYRMKVVYSHFPIQLKQQGNRLEINNFLGEKQARVAKILEGVTVKIGNDEVTLTGIDKEKVGNTAANIEHATRITKRDPRVFQDGIYITERA; the protein is encoded by the coding sequence ATGGCAATAACACGACAGGTCGAGATCCCTCCCGGCGTTGACGTCACGCTCGACGGCGGCGTGCTCACGGTCTCCGGACCGAAGGGCACACTGGTCCGCGACATGCGCTTCCCGCAGATCGACCTCACGGTCGAAGGCGGCGAAGTCGTCGTCTCCACGGCATCCGAAAAGAAGCGGATCCTTGCCATGACCGGCACGCTCGAGGCCCATGCGAAGAACATGGTCCGGGGTGTCGTCGGCGGCTACGAGTACCGGATGAAGGTGGTCTACAGCCACTTCCCGATCCAGCTCAAGCAGCAGGGCAACCGTCTCGAGATCAACAACTTCCTCGGCGAGAAACAGGCCCGGGTCGCAAAGATCCTCGAGGGCGTCACCGTCAAGATCGGAAACGACGAGGTGACTCTCACCGGTATCGACAAGGAGAAGGTGGGCAACACGGCCGCAAACATCGAGCACGCGACCCGGATCACGAAGCGTGATCCCCGGGTGTTCCAGGACGGCATCTACATCACCGAGAGGGCGTGA
- the rpmC gene encoding 50S ribosomal protein L29, with protein sequence MAIFRAREVKQLSDTELLEQEQKFSLELIQERGKVSAGGATENPGRIREVRRTIARIRTEQNARRNA encoded by the coding sequence ATGGCAATCTTTCGGGCACGTGAAGTGAAACAGCTCTCCGATACCGAGCTCCTCGAGCAGGAGCAGAAATTCTCCCTCGAACTGATCCAGGAGCGCGGCAAGGTCAGCGCCGGTGGTGCCACCGAGAACCCCGGACGGATCCGCGAGGTCAGAAGGACGATTGCACGCATCCGCACCGAGCAGAACGCGCGGAGGAACGCATGA
- a CDS encoding 30S ribosomal protein S4e — translation MSKYLKRLVAPGSWHIPKKVQKFVMKTAPGPHNAGALPVGVWLREHIGLAQNASEVRKILHQRDVLVNGKACRNPQIGLGVFDIVSIPKLGKHYRIQLDVKGNLVAVEISAESAKTRLCKIRNKTTVKGGKVQLNLAFGANILADNTYKAKDSIVVTLGTDGEDRFRIVDHFPFAEGNVAMIVGGKHSGKVAKIVEIIKTASSVPNRVILADDAAGERFETIEEYVFMVGRSAIAPELEASA, via the coding sequence ATGTCCAAGTATCTCAAGCGGTTGGTAGCGCCAGGTTCCTGGCACATCCCGAAGAAAGTACAGAAGTTCGTCATGAAGACCGCCCCCGGCCCCCACAACGCCGGCGCTCTGCCGGTCGGGGTCTGGCTCCGTGAGCACATCGGGCTTGCACAGAACGCGAGCGAGGTCAGGAAGATCCTGCACCAGCGGGACGTGCTCGTCAACGGAAAGGCCTGCAGGAACCCGCAGATCGGCCTTGGTGTCTTCGACATCGTCTCGATCCCGAAGCTCGGGAAGCACTACCGCATCCAGCTCGACGTCAAGGGCAACCTGGTTGCCGTCGAGATCTCGGCGGAGTCCGCAAAGACCCGGCTCTGCAAGATCCGGAACAAGACCACGGTCAAGGGCGGCAAGGTGCAGCTGAACCTCGCGTTCGGTGCAAACATCCTCGCCGACAACACCTACAAGGCCAAGGACTCGATCGTCGTGACCCTCGGGACGGACGGCGAAGACCGGTTCAGGATCGTCGACCACTTCCCGTTCGCGGAAGGCAACGTGGCCATGATCGTCGGGGGTAAGCACTCCGGCAAGGTCGCGAAGATCGTCGAGATCATCAAGACGGCAAGTTCCGTCCCGAACCGCGTCATCCTCGCGGACGATGCGGCCGGCGAGCGGTTCGAGACCATCGAGGAGTACGTCTTCATGGTCGGCCGCTCCGCGATAGCACCTGAACTGGAGGCCTCGGCATGA
- the rnp1 gene encoding ribonuclease P protein component 1: MISPQNVLRHELIGLDVLVVRASNPGHAGVSGRVTDETRNTLVILTGRGEKQIPKRFSVFRFRLPDGTAVEVDGSSLETQPERRVGMRIR, encoded by the coding sequence ATGATCTCTCCCCAGAACGTCCTTCGGCACGAGTTGATCGGGCTGGACGTTCTGGTGGTTCGTGCGAGCAACCCGGGTCATGCCGGGGTATCCGGTCGCGTCACTGACGAGACCAGGAATACCCTGGTCATCCTGACCGGGCGGGGAGAAAAGCAGATACCGAAACGGTTCAGCGTGTTCCGCTTCCGGCTTCCCGACGGCACGGCCGTCGAAGTCGACGGGTCGAGCCTGGAGACACAGCCGGAACGGCGGGTCGGCATGCGCATCAGATAA
- a CDS encoding F420-dependent methylenetetrahydromethanopterin dehydrogenase, with the protein MVVKVGIAKLGNIASGVMGELLLDERADREDMITFMATSGTKLQPEDIERVVSNMKAWGPDFCIVVSPNGVLPGPTQAREDLAAAGIPCIVITDDVTTKKEQFEALKASNFGYIIMKADAMIGARREFLDPIEMADYNGNLVKVLALTGAFRKMQMELDKVIDQVKAGKKGADLALPKVVMTSDKAVDGEFSNPYALAKARAAYEIAQSVAGVNVKGCFMTKEWEKYIPIVASAHEMMRQAMLLCEEARTLEKGVDAVIRKPHKKTGEIVSKTALISKPE; encoded by the coding sequence GTGGTTGTAAAAGTTGGAATTGCAAAACTAGGAAATATCGCCAGTGGTGTAATGGGCGAACTTCTTCTCGATGAGCGCGCCGACCGTGAGGACATGATCACCTTCATGGCGACCTCCGGGACGAAGCTGCAGCCCGAGGATATCGAGCGTGTGGTCAGCAATATGAAGGCATGGGGCCCGGACTTCTGTATCGTCGTTTCCCCGAACGGCGTTCTCCCCGGACCCACCCAGGCCCGTGAAGACCTTGCGGCGGCTGGAATCCCCTGCATCGTCATCACCGACGATGTCACCACCAAGAAGGAGCAGTTCGAAGCGCTCAAGGCGAGCAACTTCGGCTACATCATCATGAAGGCCGACGCCATGATCGGCGCCCGCCGTGAGTTCCTCGACCCCATCGAGATGGCGGACTACAACGGGAACCTCGTCAAGGTGCTCGCCCTCACCGGCGCGTTCCGCAAGATGCAGATGGAGCTCGACAAGGTCATCGACCAGGTGAAGGCAGGCAAGAAGGGCGCGGACCTCGCGCTCCCGAAGGTCGTCATGACCTCCGACAAGGCGGTCGACGGCGAGTTCAGCAACCCCTACGCGCTCGCGAAGGCCCGTGCGGCCTACGAGATCGCGCAGTCGGTCGCGGGCGTCAACGTCAAGGGCTGCTTCATGACGAAGGAGTGGGAGAAGTACATCCCGATCGTCGCGAGCGCCCACGAGATGATGCGCCAGGCCATGCTCCTCTGCGAGGAAGCACGCACCCTCGAGAAGGGTGTCGACGCGGTTATCAGGAAGCCCCACAAGAAGACCGGCGAGATCGTCTCGAAGACCGCCCTCATCAGCAAGCCCGAGTAA
- the rpl14p gene encoding 50S ribosomal protein L14 produces the protein MKAMQAKIPRALATGSRMVCSDNTGARVVEVVSVDRYHGVRRRQPCLGVGDIATVSVKKGTPDMRRKLEKAVVIRQKKEIRRPNGIRLSFEDNAMVLINDRGEPKGTEIKGAVPREIAERFPKIASMATTIV, from the coding sequence ATGAAGGCGATGCAGGCAAAGATTCCGCGTGCCCTCGCCACCGGCTCCAGGATGGTCTGCTCCGACAACACCGGCGCACGGGTCGTGGAGGTCGTCTCGGTCGACCGTTACCACGGCGTCCGGCGGCGGCAGCCCTGCCTGGGCGTCGGCGACATCGCGACCGTGAGCGTCAAGAAAGGCACCCCCGACATGCGGCGGAAACTCGAGAAGGCAGTGGTCATCCGGCAGAAGAAGGAGATCCGCCGCCCGAACGGCATCCGTCTCTCGTTCGAGGACAACGCCATGGTGCTCATCAACGATCGCGGCGAGCCGAAGGGAACCGAGATCAAAGGGGCTGTTCCCCGTGAGATCGCGGAGCGTTTCCCGAAGATCGCCTCTATGGCGACGACAATCGTGTAA
- a CDS encoding 30S ribosomal protein S14 yields MAEESGAPATGENVRKFGRGANECRICGRKQGLVRKYGIYFCRQCFREWASKMGFKKMN; encoded by the coding sequence ATGGCGGAAGAGTCAGGAGCGCCTGCAACGGGCGAGAACGTACGGAAGTTCGGCCGCGGCGCGAATGAGTGCCGCATCTGCGGCCGGAAGCAGGGCCTTGTACGGAAGTACGGCATCTACTTCTGCCGCCAGTGCTTCCGCGAGTGGGCGAGCAAGATGGGCTTCAAGAAGATGAACTAG
- a CDS encoding 50S ribosomal protein L5 encodes MTAMKDIYIDKVVVHMGVGESGERLVKAEDLVRQITGQKPVRTIAKRTQPAFGIRKGAPIGCKVTLRRENAEKFISTALNIVERRLASSQFDRTGNVSFGIEEHTDFPGMSYDPTIGIYGMDVNVVLEYKGARIARRSVERRKLPADQKVNKEEAIAFMREHYQVEV; translated from the coding sequence ATGACCGCGATGAAGGATATCTACATCGACAAGGTCGTCGTGCACATGGGCGTCGGGGAGAGCGGCGAGCGGCTGGTCAAGGCGGAGGATCTCGTAAGACAGATCACCGGCCAGAAGCCCGTCCGCACCATCGCGAAGCGAACCCAGCCGGCGTTCGGTATCCGGAAGGGCGCACCCATCGGGTGCAAGGTCACCCTGCGCCGGGAGAACGCCGAGAAGTTCATCTCGACCGCTCTCAACATCGTCGAGCGGCGGCTTGCATCCTCGCAGTTCGACCGCACGGGAAACGTTTCCTTCGGTATCGAAGAGCACACCGATTTCCCGGGCATGTCTTACGACCCGACGATCGGTATCTACGGCATGGACGTCAACGTGGTGCTCGAGTACAAGGGCGCCCGGATCGCACGCAGAAGCGTCGAGCGCAGGAAACTGCCGGCCGACCAGAAGGTGAACAAAGAGGAAGCCATCGCGTTCATGCGCGAGCACTACCAGGTGGAGGTGTAA
- a CDS encoding 30S ribosomal protein S8 — protein sequence MARLNPIADAMTTIKNAGDAGKGEVIVEPASKLLGAMLRVMQENGFISGFEFIDDGRGGQFRVQLSGTINKCGAISPRFPVAMDDMEYWESQYLPAKNFGILIVSTSKGVISHAEARNEGIGGQLLGYVY from the coding sequence ATGGCACGACTGAATCCAATCGCTGACGCGATGACCACGATCAAGAATGCCGGAGACGCTGGCAAGGGCGAGGTTATTGTAGAACCCGCCAGCAAGCTTCTCGGCGCAATGCTCCGCGTCATGCAGGAAAACGGCTTTATCAGCGGCTTCGAGTTCATCGACGACGGCCGCGGCGGCCAGTTCCGGGTTCAACTTTCCGGAACGATCAATAAGTGTGGCGCCATCAGCCCCCGGTTCCCGGTGGCGATGGATGATATGGAATACTGGGAGTCGCAGTACCTCCCCGCGAAGAACTTCGGCATCCTGATCGTCTCCACCTCGAAGGGAGTCATCTCCCACGCAGAGGCACGGAACGAAGGGATCGGCGGGCAGCTGCTGGGCTACGTCTACTAA
- a CDS encoding 50S ribosomal protein L2: MAHRIIAQSRGKGGPSYRAPSHRYKAALRHAGKNDVLVSGNVVDIEHDPARHAPIALARLEGGEKIYVLATEGLGVGDAISWGTGGAVKNGNTLPLGEIPVGAYVCNIEARPNDGGKFVRSSGVQALVIGKADDGRVGVRMPSGKNKWFNGACMATVGIVAGGGRGEKPFVKAGKKHFHVRSSSERWPRVKGVCMNVIDHPFGGGGHQHCGRPKTVARGTSPGRKVGHVAARRTGKWKK, from the coding sequence ATGGCACACAGAATTATAGCACAGAGCCGTGGAAAAGGCGGCCCATCCTACCGTGCACCGTCGCACCGGTATAAGGCGGCGCTGCGGCACGCAGGAAAGAACGATGTCCTGGTCTCCGGGAACGTCGTCGACATTGAGCACGATCCGGCCCGCCACGCGCCGATCGCCCTCGCCAGACTTGAGGGCGGTGAGAAGATCTACGTCCTCGCCACCGAAGGACTCGGTGTCGGGGATGCGATCTCCTGGGGCACGGGGGGCGCCGTGAAGAACGGCAACACCCTGCCGCTTGGGGAGATCCCGGTCGGCGCATACGTCTGCAACATCGAGGCCAGGCCCAACGACGGCGGCAAGTTCGTCCGTTCGAGCGGTGTCCAGGCTCTCGTCATCGGCAAGGCCGATGACGGCAGGGTCGGCGTTCGGATGCCGAGCGGCAAGAACAAGTGGTTCAACGGTGCCTGCATGGCAACCGTCGGTATCGTTGCCGGCGGCGGACGGGGCGAAAAACCGTTCGTCAAGGCAGGAAAGAAGCACTTCCACGTCAGGTCCTCGTCTGAACGGTGGCCTCGCGTCAAGGGTGTCTGCATGAACGTCATCGACCACCCGTTCGGTGGCGGTGGACACCAGCACTGCGGACGGCCGAAGACCGTCGCCCGTGGCACGTCCCCGGGAAGAAAGGTCGGGCATGTTGCCGCCCGGAGAACCGGCAAGTGGAAGAAGTGA
- the rpl4p gene encoding 50S ribosomal protein L4 yields MKAQVRTLTGEIAHEIDLPEIFREEYRPDLIKRAVLALQSTRFQPHGTNPYAGMRTSAESWGSGRGVAQVPRIKNGNRVARVPQATGGRAAHPPKVEKILVKEINRKEKRKAFRSAVAASTYPDLVRGRGHLFAGDLPLVFEDRFEEITRTGDVIAALTALGVYGDVERAKGSRKVRAGRGTMRGRRYKQRKSVLIVTGGEPLRAARNLAGVDAVAVDQLNTELLAPGTQAGRLTVWTESAIRRLEESS; encoded by the coding sequence ATGAAGGCACAGGTTCGAACACTGACAGGCGAGATCGCCCACGAGATCGATCTCCCGGAGATCTTTAGAGAAGAATACAGGCCCGACCTAATTAAGCGGGCAGTCCTCGCGCTCCAGAGCACCCGGTTCCAGCCGCATGGGACAAACCCCTATGCGGGCATGCGCACCTCCGCAGAGTCCTGGGGCAGCGGCCGTGGTGTCGCCCAGGTTCCCCGGATTAAGAACGGGAACAGGGTAGCCAGGGTTCCGCAGGCAACCGGTGGGCGTGCAGCGCACCCCCCGAAGGTCGAGAAGATCCTCGTCAAAGAGATCAACAGAAAAGAGAAGCGCAAAGCGTTCAGGTCCGCCGTCGCCGCCAGCACATATCCCGACCTTGTTCGGGGACGCGGGCACCTCTTCGCGGGCGACCTCCCGCTGGTCTTCGAGGACCGGTTTGAAGAGATCACCCGTACGGGCGACGTCATCGCCGCGCTCACTGCGCTCGGTGTCTATGGCGACGTCGAACGGGCGAAGGGCAGCAGAAAGGTCCGTGCAGGGCGGGGCACCATGCGTGGCCGCCGCTACAAGCAGCGCAAGAGCGTTCTCATCGTTACCGGCGGCGAACCGCTCCGGGCAGCCCGGAACCTCGCGGGCGTCGATGCCGTGGCGGTCGACCAGCTCAACACCGAACTTCTGGCACCCGGCACGCAGGCAGGACGCCTGACGGTCTGGACGGAATCTGCAATCAGGAGACTGGAGGAGTCCTCATGA